One stretch of Rosistilla oblonga DNA includes these proteins:
- a CDS encoding XylR family transcriptional regulator, translating into MKIVQQRRSVALLVETSNAYARGVLAGIIDYIQQHQRWSLVLPEQERGARPPDWLQRWQGDGIIARIETDEIAQAIRRTQCPVVDVSAARHLPGVPWVETDDDAIARIAVEHLVERGFRHLAFCGDSGFNWSQWRQQAFEQYVQQAGGTYYQYDSIPRHDPEYSWNSERARLAQWVKQLPHPIGIFACYDIKAQQLLDVCRELNIAVPEQIAVLGVDNDRLLCDLADPPLSSVSCNTRRTGYEAAAMLDRMMAGDTIGAEKVLLEPLGIQTRQSTDILATDDPDVAAAVRFIREHACDGIKVVDVLNEVPVSRRVLEKRFVKILGRSPHEEITRLRIDRVKQLLVQTDLSLAEIARRTGYRHDEYLSVAFKNVVGVQPSKYRQSAKTSS; encoded by the coding sequence ATGAAGATTGTGCAACAGCGTCGCTCGGTGGCTCTGCTAGTCGAAACATCCAACGCCTACGCCCGCGGCGTCTTGGCTGGCATCATCGATTACATCCAGCAACATCAACGCTGGTCGCTGGTGTTGCCGGAGCAGGAACGCGGAGCGCGGCCGCCCGACTGGCTGCAGCGTTGGCAGGGAGATGGCATCATCGCTCGGATCGAGACCGACGAGATCGCTCAAGCGATTCGGCGCACCCAGTGCCCAGTCGTCGATGTCAGCGCGGCTCGCCACCTGCCCGGCGTCCCCTGGGTCGAAACCGACGACGATGCGATCGCTCGGATCGCCGTCGAACATCTTGTCGAGCGAGGCTTCCGGCACCTCGCCTTCTGTGGCGATTCGGGATTCAATTGGTCGCAGTGGCGGCAACAAGCCTTTGAGCAATACGTCCAGCAGGCCGGCGGAACCTATTACCAGTACGATTCGATCCCCCGCCACGATCCCGAATATTCGTGGAACAGCGAACGGGCGCGGCTCGCCCAATGGGTGAAACAACTGCCGCATCCGATCGGAATCTTTGCCTGTTACGACATCAAAGCGCAGCAATTGCTGGACGTCTGCCGCGAGCTGAACATCGCCGTTCCCGAACAGATCGCCGTCCTTGGTGTCGACAACGACCGCTTGTTGTGCGACCTCGCCGACCCGCCGCTTTCGAGCGTCAGTTGCAACACGCGGCGGACCGGATACGAAGCCGCGGCGATGCTGGACCGGATGATGGCGGGCGACACGATCGGGGCGGAGAAGGTTTTACTGGAACCGCTGGGGATCCAGACTCGCCAATCGACCGACATCCTCGCGACCGACGATCCCGATGTCGCCGCGGCGGTCCGTTTTATCCGCGAGCACGCTTGCGACGGAATCAAAGTTGTCGACGTGTTGAACGAAGTCCCCGTTTCGCGGCGAGTGCTCGAAAAACGGTTCGTCAAAATCTTGGGGCGGTCGCCGCACGAAGAGATCACGCGACTGAGGATCGATCGCGTCAAGCAACTGTTGGTGCAGACCGATCTCTCGCTCGCCGAGATCGCTCGCCGCACCGGATACCGCCACGACGAATACCTCTCGGTGGCGTTCAAAAACGTGGTCGGAGTTCAGCCGAGCAAATACCGGCAGTCGGCGAAGACGTCGAGCTGA